In the genome of Vicia villosa cultivar HV-30 ecotype Madison, WI linkage group LG7, Vvil1.0, whole genome shotgun sequence, one region contains:
- the LOC131619037 gene encoding protein MAIN-LIKE 2-like, with translation MAQQLLTMGETHRGTRANLATFAVDRFRTRSHAYVEPDERIIPNLQACGFGHIIKVNNNTIDRKFILALQERWRPETHTFHLPIGECTITLEDVYMLLGLPIDGKAVNGSVQHANSMCERVLGRDLVVPTQGSRGQGISLVSLRDYYDELVLMDNFTEEHVWLMTKVYIMLMFGKLLFPESTVWGWWRMPTLSPVGRNNYTFPYATRFCGPKLDYSKNPRGSVVLYRDLIDHLRAEDVLSLNFYMII, from the exons atggctcaacaacttcttaccatgggtgaaacacacagaggaactaGAGCGAATTTGGCGACCTTT GCTGTTGACCGATTCCGTACACGTTCTCACGCTTACGTTGAACCCGACGAGAGGATTATTCCGAATCTCCAAGCATGTGGCTTCGGACATATCATAAAAGTTAACAACAACACCATAGACAGAAAATTCATCCTTGCCTTACAAGAGCGATGGAGGCCTGAAACCCACACGTTTCATCTTCCAATAGGTGAGTGTACTATTACTCTAGAGGATGTTTATATGTTACTTGGTCTGCCCATTGATGGCAAGGCTGTTAATGGATCTGTTCAACATGCTAATTCAATGTGTGAGAGAGTGTTGGGAAGAGATCTAGTTGTGCCTACTCAAGGTTCAAGAGGCCAGGGTATCAGTCTGGTCTCCCTTAGAGATTACTATGATGAACTCGTCTTGATGGACAACTTTACTGAGGAGCATGTTTGGTTAATGACTAAGGTCTATATAATGTTGATGTTTGGTAAACTTTTATTCCCGGAGTCGACAG tatggggttggtggagaaTGCCGACGCTGTCCCCTGTAGGCAGGAACAACTACACGTTCCCTTATGCAACAAG gTTCTGTGGTCCTAAATTGGATTACAGTAAGAATCCGAGGGGGAGTGTTGTTTTATATCGGGACCTAATTGATCACCTCCGAGCTGAAGATGTATTATCCCTAAACTTTTATATGATCATATAG